The genome window GCCTAGGACGATGACCGTCACGCCTAGAAGGTCGATGCGAACCCAATTGTGTCGATGGGGTCGGCGTCCACGTCGACGCACCCGCGGTCATCATGCCGAGCGCTGCGAACCGGCGTCAGCTCTGGCTGGTCGCGGCTGGGTCGGCCCCGGGGACCGCATGGTTATCAAACTCACCGGCGCGGCCGGGGTCACCGTGGTTCAAGACGGCGACGAGGTGAGCGGCAAGGAGAGGGATCGCCGACGCACCACGGGTCGTGTGTAGAGGCGTCGGGTGAGCCGCTCTCCGTACGCTCGCCATATCCAGATACGAGCAAGTGTTGGCCTATTCCGATGACAGCAGCTCGGGAATCAGAAGCCAGCGCTCGCCCTGAGCGCCGTCTCGCGCGTTAACTGCGCGTGACGCGGCGGGAAGGGCATGAGCAAGTTGTGGATCCCGTCACATCTCGCGACGGGGCCCGCGGCGTCGACACGTCCCATCGTTGGACTTTGCTTCCAGCTTGCCGTAGCCGCGAACGATGCGGCGTGGAACGGGTAGCATGTTTGCGGTGGTGAGCAGGGCATCGACAACACGCCCAGAGCCACGCCCCGTGGACCGCATCTTCGCGCCCCTACGTAACTTTCTACACACCGAGGCGTCCGGCGGCATCCTACTGCTCGTTGCCGCGATCGTGGCGCTCGTGTGGGCCAACTCACCCGTGAGCGCAAGCTACGTCGCGCTGTGGCACACGTCGGTAGCGATAGAGGTCGGGGAGTTCCGGCTGGTTGAGGACCTCCACTTCTGGATCAACGATGGTCTCATGGCGATTTTCTTCTTCGTCGTGGGCCTCGAGATCAAGCGCGAGCTGCTCATCGGAGAATTGACTTCGTTACGCCGTGCGCTCGTTCCCGTCGCCGGCGCGGTCGGCGGCGCGGTGCTGCCCGCAGCGATCTTCGTGGCCATCACACTGGGTGGTGAGGGTAGCAACGGCTGGGGCGTGCCGATGGCAACGGACATCGCCTTCGCCCTCGGCGTCCTCGCGCTGCTCGGCTCGCGGGTCCCGGTCGGCCTCAAGATCTTCGTCACGGCACTGGCCATCGCGGACGATCTGCTCGCGATTGTCGTCATCGCCATCTTCTACTCCGGCGACCTCTCACTGCTTGGTTTTGGAGTGGGAGTGGCGTTGCTGGCAGTTCTCATCGCGGGGAACCGGCTCCACGTCCGTAGCCACCTGTTCTACGGACTACTCGGGATCGCGTTGTGGATGGCTGTTCTCGCGAGTGGCGTCCACGCCACCATCGCCGGCGTTGTGCTAGCCCTGACCGTCCCAGCTCGCACACGGATCGATGGCGATAGCTTCGTCGTGCGCGCGCGAAATCTGATCAACGCCTTTGAGGATGCCGACCATCCCGAGGACGTGCGCCGAAGCGAAGAGCGCCAGTCGGCGCTGAGCGATCTCGAAGATGCCACCGAAGCGATCCAGACGCCCCTTCAGCGGCTGGAGCACGGCCTGCACCCATTGGTGGCCTACCTCATCGTGCCGTTGTTCGCACTCTCGAATGCGGGTGTCGCGCTCGGCACCGGCGTAACGGCGGCGCTCGGAAGCTCGGTCGCCTACGGGATCGTGGCCGGCTTGTTCATTGGCAAGCAGGCCGGCATCTTGGCTGCTGCCTGGCTCGTCGTTCGCGCAGGGTGGGCCGACTTGCCAGCCGGTGTGACGTGGCGTCACATCTGGGGCGCGGGGTGCGTCGCGGGCATAGGGTTCACGATGTCCCTCTTCATCGGTGAGTTGGCGTTCGCCGATTCGCCGCTACTTCTTGACGTGGCCAAAGTGGCAATCCTCGCCGGGTCCGTGGTGGCCGCACTTGTCGGATGGCTGGTCTTCCGGCGCGCACCGGGAAAAGCATGACGGTTTCCTGACGCCGCGCCGCCACCCTCTCGACATCGCGGGCGCCACGCCGAGTTGGACCTACGAGAACCTGCGGGACATCGTCGTCGAGAACGAGCGGACCGTCGACGAGACACTCAGCATCCTGGCGACGACGGCCTCGGCGGATCGCCAAGATCACCAGCAGGAATACGACACGCCCTGGGATACCGGCAGGCCGTAACCCTGGTGGGTCTCGACCCGGGTCCTGTCGGCTGCTAATCTCCAGCTCGCCGGATCCCGCGATCCGGGTCAGTAAGCGGGAGTAACTCAGTTGGCAGAGTGTCTGCTTCCCAAGCAGAATGTCGCGGGTTCGAATCCCGTCTCCCGCTCCACCGCCTGGCCGCAGGCCGGTCAGCGCGTCGAGGTTGGAGCGCGCCGCCTAGGCCGCGTAGATGCTCCCGAACGGATCGGCTGAGAGCAGCTCCAGGTCGATCGGGTCCATATTGACCAACGGATACGGCGGCGCCAGCAGGAACCCCTGCCCGGCGGCGAACCCCAGCGAGCGAACCACCTCCAGCTGCTCGCGCGTCTCGATCCCTTCGGCGACGAGCACCATGTGGCCGCGATCAGTCAAGTCGCGAAGGGCCTGAAGCACGGCATGGGTCGACTCGCGCAGGACGCCGCCCTGCACGAGCGAGAGGTCCACCTTGATGATGTCGAACCGCACCTCGCTCAAGAGCCGGAGTCCCGCATATCCGGCGCCAACGTCATCGGCGGCGATTCGCATCCCGGCCGAGCGGCACGCCTCGAGGTTGATCCGAAGGCGTTCGAGGTCGTCGATCCCCTCACGCTCGGTCAGCTCCAGGACGACGCGCCGGGGGTCGATTCCGTGCGGGGCCAGCCGGCTGAGAAGATCCGAGACTCGGAACTGCTCGGTCTCAAGGGTGCGCGGCGAAATGTTCAGGCTCAGGTACTCGGTCGTTCCGTCGCGCGGCGCGCTGGCCGCCACCACGTCGACGCACGCCATGTCGAGCTCGACGGTCCTGTCGGTCGTCTCGGCAGCCACAAAGAGGCTCTCCGTGTCGTGGAAGCCGGCGCTCTCCGCTGGCCGAACAAGCCCCTCGAAGCCAACCGGCCTCCCGGTCTGGAGGTCGTAGATCGGCTGAAAGACAGCTGCCAGCAGGTGTTCGCGGGCCACGTGTGCAACGGCCGCGGCGAGCTCGGGAGTCGAGCGCGTGTCGTCCTCGCCATGCCGCTCGGTGTCGAATACCTGCACGTCCGTTCGCCCATGTCGTTTCGCCCAGTAGAGGGCGGCATCCGCCTGCCGACGGAGTCGGCCACTGTCGGTGCTCAGCTCCGGGAAGGTGGAGATGCCCGCCGAGAACGAGAAGGCAGACATGCCCGGTCGGACGGCCTCTCCCCCGAGGGCGCTGGCGAGCATCCGGCGAACGATGACGTGCGCTGCCTCGGCATCGGTGTGCGGCATGAGGATGGCGAACTCGTCGCCGCCGACGCGGAAGCCACGATCTGCGACCCGGACGCTGGTCGCGATCAGCCGCCCCATCGATGCCAGCAGGCCGTCGCCCCCGGCATGGCCGTGCTCGTCGTTGACACGCTTCAGGTCGTCAAGGTCGATCAGCGCAAGGGCCAACGGATAGCTGTGTCGCCGGGCTCCCTCGATCTGACGCGCAAGCTCCTCCTGGAAGGCTCGGTGGTTTCCGAGGGTCGTCAGGGGGTCGCGCAACGCGTCGATGCGAGCCATGTTGTAGAGCCCGTGCAGCTGGTCGCCGATCTGGGCCAGCTGCTCAGCCGGCTCGAGCATGAAGCGAGCCAGCCTGGCGAGAACCAGTGGCAGGACGGTCGCGGCGACGAGCAGCGGTAGTAGTGCGACCAGCTCCGCCCCCGCCGAGACGCCGCTCACGACCTCGCCCAGCGCCACCAGCCCGGTGGTCAGCACCAGGATCCCGCTGAGCGACCACAGGATGCGGGAACGGGCTCGCTGCAGGCGGCGGTCGCCCTCGGGGTCGGAGGTCATGTGATCAACGCTGACGTTCACGCGTGCCTCAAGTGAATGAGCTGGGTCGGGTGTACCGCGTGCGGCTCCGCACGACCAGTCACCGAAAGTACCGGTCTCGTCCGGCAGGGTGCCGACTCGCGTCGCCCCGTACCCGTCGGACCCGGGCGTACTTCTGGTGCATGTACCGCGGACCGAGTGCAAC of Chloroflexota bacterium contains these proteins:
- the nhaA gene encoding Na+/H+ antiporter NhaA gives rise to the protein MDRIFAPLRNFLHTEASGGILLLVAAIVALVWANSPVSASYVALWHTSVAIEVGEFRLVEDLHFWINDGLMAIFFFVVGLEIKRELLIGELTSLRRALVPVAGAVGGAVLPAAIFVAITLGGEGSNGWGVPMATDIAFALGVLALLGSRVPVGLKIFVTALAIADDLLAIVVIAIFYSGDLSLLGFGVGVALLAVLIAGNRLHVRSHLFYGLLGIALWMAVLASGVHATIAGVVLALTVPARTRIDGDSFVVRARNLINAFEDADHPEDVRRSEERQSALSDLEDATEAIQTPLQRLEHGLHPLVAYLIVPLFALSNAGVALGTGVTAALGSSVAYGIVAGLFIGKQAGILAAAWLVVRAGWADLPAGVTWRHIWGAGCVAGIGFTMSLFIGELAFADSPLLLDVAKVAILAGSVVAALVGWLVFRRAPGKA
- a CDS encoding EAL domain-containing protein, producing the protein MTSDPEGDRRLQRARSRILWSLSGILVLTTGLVALGEVVSGVSAGAELVALLPLLVAATVLPLVLARLARFMLEPAEQLAQIGDQLHGLYNMARIDALRDPLTTLGNHRAFQEELARQIEGARRHSYPLALALIDLDDLKRVNDEHGHAGGDGLLASMGRLIATSVRVADRGFRVGGDEFAILMPHTDAEAAHVIVRRMLASALGGEAVRPGMSAFSFSAGISTFPELSTDSGRLRRQADAALYWAKRHGRTDVQVFDTERHGEDDTRSTPELAAAVAHVAREHLLAAVFQPIYDLQTGRPVGFEGLVRPAESAGFHDTESLFVAAETTDRTVELDMACVDVVAASAPRDGTTEYLSLNISPRTLETEQFRVSDLLSRLAPHGIDPRRVVLELTEREGIDDLERLRINLEACRSAGMRIAADDVGAGYAGLRLLSEVRFDIIKVDLSLVQGGVLRESTHAVLQALRDLTDRGHMVLVAEGIETREQLEVVRSLGFAAGQGFLLAPPYPLVNMDPIDLELLSADPFGSIYAA